One window from the genome of Nocardioides panaciterrulae encodes:
- a CDS encoding PfkB family carbohydrate kinase gives MTGHEVVVLGSANLDLVSTVTAIPAPGETVLSTGREARAGGKGLNQAVAAARAGARTALVGAVGDDDAAHLLLRAAADAGIDTALVRRVPGASGTAWIMVRPDGENAIVVDSGANATVERLLEAERAVIAAAGVLLAQLETPLAALTEGFGLAREAGVPVLLNAAPAASLPAELLACVDVLVVNEHEARQLSGRADPAAAAAVLLELVGSVVVTLGADGALLADPAGARRVAGVPADVVDTTGAGDTFTGVLGATLAAGADLDAAAARAVVAGALAVEAAGAVPSIPTAAQIHARAAAHLDQKASR, from the coding sequence GTGACCGGCCACGAGGTCGTGGTGCTGGGCAGCGCCAACCTCGACCTGGTCTCGACGGTCACCGCCATCCCCGCGCCCGGGGAGACCGTGCTCTCCACCGGCCGGGAGGCCCGGGCCGGCGGCAAGGGGCTCAACCAGGCCGTCGCCGCCGCGCGGGCCGGCGCCCGCACGGCGCTGGTCGGCGCGGTGGGCGACGACGACGCGGCCCACCTGCTGCTGCGCGCGGCCGCCGACGCCGGCATCGACACCGCGCTGGTCCGCCGGGTGCCCGGCGCCAGCGGCACCGCCTGGATCATGGTCCGGCCCGACGGCGAGAACGCGATCGTCGTGGACAGCGGCGCCAACGCGACCGTCGAGCGGCTGCTCGAGGCGGAACGGGCGGTGATCGCGGCCGCCGGCGTACTCCTCGCCCAGCTCGAGACGCCGCTGGCCGCCCTCACCGAGGGCTTCGGGCTCGCGCGCGAGGCGGGCGTGCCGGTGCTGCTCAACGCCGCCCCCGCGGCGTCGCTGCCGGCCGAGCTGCTCGCCTGCGTCGACGTGCTGGTCGTCAACGAGCACGAGGCCCGGCAGCTGTCCGGCCGCGCCGACCCGGCGGCGGCCGCCGCCGTCCTGCTCGAGCTGGTCGGCTCGGTGGTGGTGACGCTGGGCGCGGACGGCGCGCTGCTCGCCGACCCGGCCGGCGCGCGGCGGGTCGCCGGTGTCCCGGCCGACGTCGTGGACACCACCGGAGCCGGGGACACGTTCACCGGCGTGCTCGGCGCCACCCTGGCCGCGGGCGCGGACCTCGACGCCGCGGCGGCCCGCGCGGTCGTCGCCGGCGCCCTGGCGGTCGAGGCCGCCGGCGCCGTTCCGTCGATCCCCACCGCCGCCCAGATCCACGCGCGCGCCGCCGCGCACCTCGACCAGAAGGCCTCCCGATGA
- a CDS encoding SUMF1/EgtB/PvdO family nonheme iron enzyme, with protein sequence MIPNAEPRDPYAARPIDRPAAVPLEPDADLSVLDEAKILAAPDDPADRPAWRAALHRWRAEARERTSYDDGVYADPAGRWASTAWNVAVVWLWDEAVRDWDRERFDAERLLATYADVGGLDAVVLWHAYPVIGVDPRNQFDWYDVPGLDALVADLHERGVRVFLDYNPWDTGTRRTERSDAARLAELVASLGVDGVFLDTLKEGDPELLSTMAALRPRPVLEGESRVPLARIVDHQASWAQWFADSPVPGVLRARWFEQRHMMHHTRRWNRDHRDELRSAWVNGAGVLLWDVVFGVRVDWEHRDRHTLRRMRATYRALEAWFTEGEWEPLTDLHPDATAAGVFGSRWTRDGVELHTLANPTGATYDGPLLADGPGAAHVVVGDGTVPALGVAGLVRVPTGAEPPAGLAALVTDNAADPAPTRPLDRPAPVRVTPDRATGRPAADAVRVQPGERTLPVTWRQRETGLYETAPYVADWKPLPPRLHQLREDRRRVTLGAVAVDATEVTNDEFAVFLAETGYRPAEPNRFLAHWVDGAPAPGTGREPVRYVDLEDARAYARWRHARLPTEDEWQAAAGEPGWRRGEPLVWSWTESEHRDGRTRWVVLKGGSWFAAEGSEWYVDGGPRDPDWSVRFLLTQAGTGRSECLGFRCAVDLVEDHA encoded by the coding sequence ATGATCCCGAACGCGGAGCCGCGCGACCCCTACGCGGCCCGACCGATCGATCGGCCCGCCGCGGTGCCGCTCGAGCCGGACGCCGACCTGTCGGTGCTCGACGAGGCCAAGATCCTCGCGGCGCCCGACGACCCCGCCGACCGGCCGGCCTGGCGGGCCGCGCTGCACCGCTGGCGCGCCGAGGCCCGCGAGCGCACGTCGTACGACGACGGCGTCTACGCCGACCCCGCCGGCCGCTGGGCGAGCACGGCGTGGAACGTCGCCGTGGTCTGGCTGTGGGACGAGGCGGTCCGGGACTGGGACCGCGAGCGCTTCGACGCCGAGCGGCTGCTCGCCACGTACGCCGACGTGGGTGGCCTGGACGCGGTCGTGCTCTGGCACGCCTACCCGGTCATCGGCGTCGACCCGCGCAACCAGTTCGACTGGTACGACGTGCCCGGGCTCGACGCGCTCGTCGCGGACCTGCACGAGCGGGGCGTGAGGGTCTTCCTGGACTACAACCCCTGGGACACCGGCACCCGCCGCACCGAGCGCTCCGATGCCGCCCGCCTCGCCGAGCTGGTGGCGTCCCTCGGCGTGGACGGCGTCTTCCTCGACACCCTCAAGGAGGGCGACCCGGAGCTGCTCTCGACGATGGCGGCCCTGCGGCCGCGGCCGGTGCTCGAGGGGGAGTCCCGGGTGCCGCTCGCGCGGATCGTCGACCACCAGGCGTCGTGGGCGCAGTGGTTCGCCGACAGCCCGGTGCCCGGCGTGCTGCGGGCGCGCTGGTTCGAGCAGCGGCACATGATGCACCACACCCGGCGCTGGAACCGCGACCACCGCGACGAGCTCCGCTCGGCGTGGGTCAACGGCGCCGGCGTGCTGCTGTGGGACGTGGTCTTCGGCGTGCGCGTGGACTGGGAGCACCGCGACCGGCACACGCTGCGCCGGATGCGGGCGACCTACCGCGCGCTCGAGGCGTGGTTCACCGAGGGGGAGTGGGAGCCGTTGACCGACCTGCACCCCGACGCCACGGCCGCCGGCGTCTTCGGCTCCCGCTGGACCCGCGACGGGGTCGAGCTGCACACGCTGGCCAACCCCACCGGCGCCACCTACGACGGCCCGCTGCTCGCCGACGGCCCCGGCGCCGCCCACGTGGTCGTCGGGGACGGCACCGTGCCCGCGCTCGGGGTGGCCGGGCTGGTGCGGGTGCCGACCGGCGCCGAGCCGCCGGCCGGGCTGGCCGCGCTGGTGACCGACAACGCCGCCGACCCGGCCCCGACCCGGCCGCTCGATCGCCCCGCGCCGGTGCGGGTGACGCCGGACCGGGCGACGGGACGGCCGGCGGCCGACGCCGTGCGAGTCCAGCCCGGCGAGCGCACGCTGCCGGTCACCTGGCGCCAGCGCGAGACCGGCCTCTACGAGACCGCGCCGTACGTCGCGGACTGGAAGCCGCTGCCGCCCCGGCTGCACCAGCTCCGCGAGGACCGCCGCCGGGTCACGCTCGGCGCCGTGGCCGTCGACGCCACGGAGGTCACCAACGACGAGTTCGCGGTGTTCCTCGCCGAGACCGGCTACCGCCCCGCGGAGCCGAACCGGTTCCTGGCGCACTGGGTCGACGGCGCGCCCGCGCCCGGCACCGGCCGCGAGCCGGTCCGCTACGTCGACCTCGAGGACGCCCGGGCGTACGCCCGGTGGCGGCACGCCCGGCTGCCCACCGAGGACGAGTGGCAGGCCGCCGCCGGCGAGCCGGGCTGGCGCCGCGGCGAGCCCCTGGTGTGGAGCTGGACCGAGAGCGAGCACCGGGACGGGCGCACCCGCTGGGTGGTGCTGAAGGGCGGCTCCTGGTTCGCCGCCGAAGGCTCGGAGTGGTACGTCGACGGCGGCCCGCGCGACCCCGACTGGTCGGTGCGGTTCCTGCTCACCCAGGCCGGCACCGGCCGCTCGGAGTGCCTCGGCTTCCGCTGCGCGGTCGACCTCGTCGAGGACCACGCATGA
- a CDS encoding carbohydrate ABC transporter permease, producing MTTTELAPPAPAAAPDKPRGRRPGRLKGDAWPLLLPALIPIALFSVYPLLQGIYLGFTDSHAGLNQVTQFTGLENYQRLMHNELFWSSFKIGLIWALSVTVLQFLAAMGLALLLNANLRLRWLARTLSLIPWAMPPVVTGIMWRLMFDPNSGPISSASQALGFGQLNLLGDFTTALPAVIVVGVWAGMPQTTITLLAGLQGVDDSLHEAGAVDGASPWKRFLHITLPQLKPVIIAITSLNFIWNINTFDLIYVMTNGGPGGKTMVPALFAYNEAFRYGHFGIAAAMGNVMVVVIIGLLLFYLRSRLKEERR from the coding sequence ATGACCACCACCGAGCTCGCACCCCCCGCGCCGGCCGCGGCGCCGGACAAGCCCCGGGGCCGCCGGCCCGGCCGGCTCAAGGGCGACGCCTGGCCGCTGCTGCTGCCGGCCCTGATCCCGATCGCGTTGTTCAGCGTCTACCCGCTGCTGCAGGGCATCTACCTCGGCTTCACCGACTCCCACGCCGGGCTCAACCAGGTCACCCAATTCACCGGCCTCGAGAACTACCAGCGCCTGATGCACAACGAGCTGTTCTGGAGCTCGTTCAAGATCGGCCTAATCTGGGCGCTGTCGGTCACCGTGCTGCAGTTCCTCGCCGCCATGGGGCTGGCGCTGCTGCTCAACGCGAACCTCCGGCTGCGCTGGCTGGCCCGCACGCTCTCGCTGATCCCGTGGGCGATGCCGCCGGTGGTCACCGGGATCATGTGGCGGCTGATGTTCGACCCGAACTCCGGACCGATCAGCAGCGCCTCCCAAGCGCTCGGCTTCGGCCAGCTCAACCTCCTGGGCGACTTCACCACCGCGCTGCCGGCCGTCATCGTCGTCGGCGTCTGGGCCGGCATGCCGCAGACCACGATCACCCTGCTCGCCGGGCTGCAGGGCGTCGACGACTCCCTGCACGAGGCCGGCGCGGTCGACGGGGCCAGCCCGTGGAAGCGGTTCCTGCACATCACGCTGCCCCAGCTGAAGCCGGTGATCATCGCGATCACCTCGCTGAACTTCATCTGGAACATCAACACCTTCGACCTGATCTACGTGATGACCAACGGCGGCCCCGGCGGCAAGACCATGGTCCCGGCGCTGTTCGCCTACAACGAGGCGTTCCGCTACGGCCACTTCGGCATCGCGGCCGCCATGGGCAACGTGATGGTGGTCGTGATCATCGGGCTGCTGCTGTTCTACCTCCGCTCCCGGCTGAAGGAGGAGCGGCGATGA
- a CDS encoding LacI family DNA-binding transcriptional regulator, with translation MAELAGVSVASVSRVLNGLPASDAVKEKVNRAVDELGYRPNAFARSLKVRRSQQLAFAVADVGNPVYVEMMRAIEDETRAHGYRLLVSSTGGRSDDTLALLDSLEGGYADGLVLSPVRVDARLVARLRQVTYPLVVIGTVPTDVAVDNVRANSAGGVRLALEHLHEQGCRRIAFVNGPEDTVPGEARRQAFERTAQALGLDPGADLRVEAGDFTLAEGRKAAETLLDRTTPDAVLGGNDLLAIATMQVLAERDLRIPDDVAVVGMDDTELAGVTSPSLTSVGLGAHERGRVAARLLLDRLDHADREPQRVTVQPQLSVRDSSRKGDAARR, from the coding sequence GTGGCCGAGCTGGCCGGCGTCTCGGTCGCCTCCGTCTCCCGCGTGCTCAACGGCCTGCCGGCCAGCGACGCGGTCAAGGAGAAGGTCAACCGGGCCGTCGACGAGCTCGGCTACCGGCCCAACGCCTTCGCCCGCAGCCTCAAGGTGCGCCGCTCCCAGCAGCTCGCGTTCGCCGTCGCCGACGTCGGCAACCCGGTCTACGTCGAGATGATGCGCGCCATCGAGGACGAGACCCGCGCCCACGGCTACCGGCTGCTGGTCTCCTCGACCGGCGGCCGGTCCGACGACACCCTCGCGCTGCTCGACAGCCTCGAGGGCGGGTACGCCGACGGCCTGGTGCTCAGCCCGGTCCGCGTGGACGCCCGGCTCGTGGCCCGGCTGCGGCAGGTGACCTACCCGCTGGTGGTCATCGGCACCGTGCCGACCGACGTCGCCGTCGACAACGTCCGCGCGAACTCCGCCGGGGGAGTCCGGCTCGCGCTGGAGCACCTGCACGAGCAGGGCTGCCGGCGGATCGCGTTCGTCAACGGCCCCGAGGACACCGTCCCCGGTGAGGCCCGGCGCCAGGCCTTCGAGCGCACCGCCCAGGCGCTCGGGCTCGACCCCGGCGCCGACCTGCGCGTCGAGGCCGGCGACTTCACGCTGGCCGAGGGCCGCAAGGCCGCCGAGACCCTGCTGGACCGCACCACCCCCGACGCCGTCCTCGGCGGCAACGACCTGCTCGCGATCGCGACCATGCAGGTGCTCGCCGAGCGTGACCTGCGCATCCCCGACGACGTCGCCGTCGTCGGCATGGACGACACCGAGCTCGCCGGCGTCACCAGCCCCAGCCTGACCAGTGTCGGCCTCGGCGCCCACGAGCGCGGCCGGGTGGCGGCCCGGCTGCTCCTCGACCGGCTCGACCACGCCGACCGGGAGCCGCAGCGGGTCACCGTCCAGCCCCAGCTGAGCGTGCGCGACTCCTCGCGCAAGGGAGACGCGGCGCGCCGATGA
- a CDS encoding carbohydrate ABC transporter permease, producing MSSGRTSTAGRAGQYVALAAYVAFLGFPLLWLVSTAFKSTKEIALGGAALIPDAPTLSNFSDAVHKANLLQAGLNSLQVAIATTVLTVLLALPAAYGLARFRTVLRPVTLGWVLVSQVFPTILVIIPLFLILKQFHLVDSLTGLTIVYVVFTLPFCLWMLIGFVSNIPRELEEAAAIDGASRLRILRSIVFPLLRPGVVATALFAFISSWNEFLFALVLIQTPDKVTLPLTLSRFVGAEGQVQLGALAAASLLATIPSLLFFALIQRRLTSGLLSGAVKG from the coding sequence ATGAGCTCCGGGCGCACCAGCACGGCCGGGCGGGCGGGGCAGTACGTCGCGCTCGCGGCGTACGTCGCCTTCCTCGGCTTCCCGCTGCTCTGGCTGGTCTCGACGGCGTTCAAGAGCACCAAGGAGATCGCGCTCGGCGGCGCCGCCCTGATCCCCGACGCGCCCACGCTGAGCAACTTCAGTGACGCCGTGCACAAGGCGAACCTCCTGCAGGCCGGGCTGAACAGCCTCCAGGTCGCGATCGCCACCACGGTGCTCACGGTGCTGCTGGCCCTGCCGGCCGCCTACGGCCTGGCCCGCTTCCGCACCGTGCTCCGGCCGGTCACCCTCGGCTGGGTCCTGGTCAGTCAGGTCTTCCCCACGATCCTGGTGATCATCCCGCTGTTCCTGATCCTCAAGCAGTTCCACCTCGTGGACTCGTTGACCGGCCTGACGATCGTCTACGTCGTCTTCACGCTGCCGTTCTGCCTGTGGATGCTGATCGGCTTCGTCTCCAACATCCCGCGCGAGCTGGAGGAGGCCGCGGCGATCGACGGCGCCAGCCGCCTGCGGATCCTGCGCAGCATCGTCTTCCCGCTGCTGCGACCCGGCGTGGTCGCGACCGCGCTGTTCGCGTTCATCTCCTCGTGGAACGAGTTCCTCTTCGCGCTGGTCCTGATCCAGACCCCCGACAAGGTCACGCTGCCGCTCACGCTCTCGCGGTTCGTCGGCGCCGAGGGCCAGGTCCAGCTCGGGGCGCTCGCCGCCGCCTCGCTCCTCGCCACCATCCCCAGCCTGCTGTTCTTCGCGCTGATCCAGCGCCGACTGACCTCGGGACTGCTCTCCGGAGCCGTCAAGGGCTGA
- a CDS encoding ABC transporter substrate-binding protein produces the protein MKLSKTVGVLSAVLTLALAGCATSTDNGGGGSGDGSGGGKVTLRFQSLAFQDSTIKATKDIVDSWNADHPDTQVKYVQGSWDSVQDQLVTQFQGGTAPDIIQYESAATTQFANQGYLADLSGSLSDDVKSAVSQDIWDTVTVDGKVIAAPTLLQAYVVFANKDLLDKAGVQMPTGDTWSWDDFQAAAKATTKNGVYGVGWGLGSPTATMMSMGMNFGATYFDGTGTDATVHVGDAELALPEHIHSMAYDDKSLDPVTLTQAGSDVMTGFLKGKYAMTVQGSYSAQTLAESAPKNLHWVAMPLLAADTAEQSANPQTLSVSAQSKDVAGASEFVDYYMQAQNLAKVAEGDWLIPASSTAADQVAQDTNGENGWDTILAARQYLKAAPYQSVTNYPQWKDQIATPAFQKFLADDISSDELAKDLEDGWDQVNQ, from the coding sequence ATGAAGCTCAGCAAGACCGTGGGCGTGCTCTCGGCCGTCCTCACCCTGGCACTCGCCGGGTGCGCCACCTCGACCGACAACGGCGGGGGTGGCAGCGGCGACGGCAGCGGCGGAGGCAAGGTGACGCTGCGCTTCCAGAGCCTGGCCTTCCAGGACTCGACCATCAAGGCGACCAAGGACATCGTCGACTCCTGGAACGCCGACCACCCCGACACCCAGGTGAAGTACGTCCAGGGCAGCTGGGACTCCGTGCAGGACCAGCTGGTCACCCAGTTCCAGGGCGGCACCGCGCCCGACATCATCCAGTACGAGTCGGCCGCCACCACCCAGTTCGCCAACCAGGGCTACCTCGCCGACCTCTCCGGCTCGCTCTCCGACGACGTGAAGAGCGCCGTCTCGCAGGACATCTGGGACACCGTCACGGTCGACGGCAAGGTCATCGCCGCGCCCACGCTGCTGCAGGCCTACGTGGTCTTCGCCAACAAGGACCTCCTCGACAAGGCCGGGGTGCAGATGCCCACCGGCGACACCTGGTCGTGGGACGACTTCCAGGCCGCGGCCAAGGCGACCACCAAGAACGGCGTGTACGGCGTCGGCTGGGGGCTCGGCTCGCCGACCGCGACGATGATGAGCATGGGCATGAACTTCGGCGCCACCTACTTCGACGGCACCGGCACCGACGCCACCGTGCACGTCGGCGACGCCGAGCTCGCGCTGCCCGAGCACATCCACTCGATGGCCTACGACGACAAGTCCCTCGACCCGGTCACGCTGACCCAGGCCGGCTCCGACGTGATGACCGGCTTCCTCAAGGGCAAGTACGCGATGACCGTGCAGGGCTCCTACAGCGCCCAGACGCTCGCGGAGTCCGCACCGAAGAACCTGCACTGGGTCGCGATGCCGCTGCTGGCCGCGGACACCGCCGAGCAGTCGGCCAACCCCCAGACGCTCTCGGTCTCCGCGCAGAGCAAGGACGTCGCCGGAGCCTCGGAGTTCGTCGACTACTACATGCAGGCGCAGAACCTGGCCAAGGTCGCCGAGGGCGACTGGCTGATCCCCGCCTCGTCCACCGCCGCCGACCAGGTCGCGCAGGACACGAACGGCGAGAACGGCTGGGACACCATCCTGGCCGCCCGGCAGTACCTGAAGGCCGCGCCGTACCAGTCGGTCACGAACTACCCGCAGTGGAAGGACCAGATCGCCACGCCGGCCTTCCAGAAGTTCCTCGCCGACGACATCTCCTCCGACGAGCTGGCCAAGGACCTCGAGGACGGCTGGGACCAGGTCAACCAGTAG
- a CDS encoding ADP-ribosylglycohydrolase family protein, with the protein MTLHDSLIDPPLDQALDPLLDKALGTLVGSAVGDALGGATEGWTTEQIRQRYDGWVTGIVPPYNADWRDARPIAPYHKGDGHITDDTLMTHALVDVYAQRRDHLDAYAIAADLVPLLIGERRWIPELESEALLLQRIFLAEKWLVARLHYGHVDPREAGVGNIVNCGAAMYIAPVGVVNAADPAGAYAEAIEIASAHQSSFGREAAGVLAAAVAAAFTPGATARSVVDEALALAQDGTRAAIEAVASAAVTVSDWREAIPVLRAAIEPFDTVGPRYREPEMDARRPSRTKAIEELPVALGMVLVADGDYEAAVLGGVNYGRDADSIASMAGAICGALGGHGSVRSDWATTVAEASRTPLEPAGRTIAGVAREVFVKDAERARLREARRTALTGAGDVAGADRTVREDVAR; encoded by the coding sequence GTGACGCTGCACGACTCCCTGATCGACCCGCCGCTCGACCAGGCGCTCGACCCGCTGCTCGACAAGGCGCTCGGGACCCTGGTGGGCTCGGCCGTCGGTGACGCCCTCGGGGGCGCCACCGAGGGCTGGACCACCGAGCAGATCCGCCAGCGGTACGACGGCTGGGTCACCGGCATCGTCCCGCCGTACAACGCCGACTGGCGGGACGCCCGGCCGATCGCGCCGTACCACAAGGGCGACGGTCACATCACCGACGACACCTTGATGACCCACGCGCTGGTCGACGTCTACGCCCAGCGGCGCGACCACCTCGACGCGTACGCGATCGCCGCGGACCTGGTGCCGCTGCTGATCGGCGAACGCCGCTGGATCCCGGAGCTGGAGTCCGAGGCGCTGCTGCTCCAGCGGATCTTCCTCGCCGAGAAGTGGTTGGTGGCCAGGCTGCACTACGGCCACGTGGACCCGCGCGAGGCCGGCGTCGGCAACATCGTGAACTGCGGAGCGGCGATGTACATCGCGCCGGTCGGGGTGGTCAACGCGGCCGACCCGGCCGGTGCCTACGCCGAGGCGATCGAGATCGCCTCGGCCCACCAGTCCAGCTTCGGCCGGGAGGCCGCCGGCGTGCTGGCGGCCGCGGTCGCGGCGGCGTTCACGCCCGGCGCCACCGCCCGGTCGGTGGTCGACGAGGCGCTGGCGCTCGCCCAGGACGGCACCCGGGCCGCGATCGAGGCGGTCGCCTCGGCCGCCGTCACGGTCTCGGACTGGCGGGAGGCGATCCCGGTGCTCCGCGCCGCGATCGAGCCCTTCGACACCGTCGGGCCGCGCTACCGCGAGCCCGAGATGGACGCCCGCCGGCCCAGCCGGACCAAGGCCATCGAGGAGCTCCCGGTCGCGCTCGGCATGGTGCTGGTCGCCGACGGCGACTACGAGGCCGCGGTGCTGGGCGGGGTCAACTACGGCCGCGACGCCGACTCGATCGCCAGCATGGCCGGCGCCATCTGCGGGGCGCTCGGCGGTCACGGCTCGGTCCGCTCGGACTGGGCGACCACGGTCGCCGAGGCCAGCCGGACCCCGCTGGAGCCGGCCGGCCGGACCATCGCGGGGGTCGCCCGCGAGGTCTTCGTCAAGGATGCGGAGCGAGCGCGGCTGCGCGAGGCCCGGCGTACGGCGCTGACCGGGGCCGGCGACGTCGCCGGCGCCGACCGGACCGTGCGGGAGGACGTCGCTCGATGA
- a CDS encoding ADP-ribosylglycohydrolase family protein gives MSRLTWVQPPDLLAHELVASAEDGKDVAEVRARWLAAGGQATAPVTGLAQEGDESLRALARQLLDELEGLPGDPGLAGREPDGLEEILGAGSGQGPRQSSGQGSGQESEGAAVLADRALADRMLGAWQGRAAGCLLGKPVEKIPRHGIREILRSQGRWPLDDWFTAVGLPAEVAARWPWNRRSAPTSLAENIAGMPEDDDLNFPMLALDLVERLGTGFTTDDVADAWLANLPGGRVFTAERVAYRNLLLGDRAPRTATRHNPFREWIGAQIRADVYGWVNPGDPVAAARLAWTDAGLSHVRNGVYGAMFAAAACAEALVADHVDEVLAAGLAVVPPQSRYAAAISFGVDLGRSGLSTEQALDRLSEAYGHLHWVHVLNNAALVAYALTVSGGEFTTAITTVVTGGWDTDSNGATVGSVCGALAGAAALPTRWIAPLRNRVATSLPGFDGIGLDTLAERTLALVPEQEPAR, from the coding sequence ATGAGCCGGCTCACCTGGGTGCAGCCGCCCGACCTGCTCGCGCACGAGCTGGTCGCGAGCGCGGAGGACGGCAAGGACGTCGCCGAGGTCCGCGCCCGCTGGCTGGCCGCCGGCGGGCAGGCCACCGCGCCGGTCACCGGCCTGGCGCAGGAGGGCGACGAGTCGCTGCGCGCGCTGGCGCGGCAGCTGCTCGACGAGCTCGAGGGGCTGCCCGGGGACCCCGGGCTCGCGGGGCGGGAGCCGGACGGGCTCGAGGAGATCCTCGGTGCCGGGTCCGGCCAGGGTCCCCGCCAGAGTTCCGGGCAGGGCTCCGGCCAGGAGTCCGAGGGGGCGGCAGTGCTGGCCGACCGGGCGCTGGCCGACCGGATGCTGGGGGCCTGGCAGGGGCGGGCCGCGGGGTGCCTGCTCGGCAAGCCGGTGGAGAAGATCCCGCGCCACGGCATCCGGGAGATCCTGCGGAGCCAGGGCCGCTGGCCGCTCGATGACTGGTTCACCGCCGTCGGGCTGCCCGCGGAGGTGGCCGCCCGGTGGCCGTGGAACCGGCGCTCCGCGCCGACCAGCCTCGCCGAGAACATCGCCGGGATGCCCGAGGACGACGACCTGAACTTCCCGATGCTCGCGCTCGACCTCGTCGAGCGGCTCGGCACCGGCTTCACCACCGACGACGTCGCGGACGCCTGGCTGGCGAACCTGCCCGGCGGCCGGGTGTTCACCGCCGAGCGGGTCGCCTACCGCAACCTGCTGCTCGGCGACCGCGCCCCGCGCACCGCCACCCGGCACAACCCGTTCCGGGAGTGGATCGGCGCGCAGATCCGCGCCGACGTCTACGGTTGGGTCAACCCCGGCGACCCGGTGGCGGCGGCCCGGCTGGCCTGGACCGACGCCGGGCTCAGCCACGTCCGCAACGGCGTCTACGGCGCGATGTTCGCCGCCGCCGCCTGCGCCGAGGCCCTCGTCGCCGACCACGTCGACGAGGTGCTCGCCGCCGGGCTGGCGGTGGTGCCGCCGCAGAGCCGCTACGCCGCGGCCATCTCCTTCGGCGTCGACCTCGGCCGCTCCGGGCTGTCGACCGAGCAGGCCCTCGACCGGCTGTCCGAGGCGTACGGCCACCTGCACTGGGTGCACGTGCTCAACAACGCCGCGCTGGTGGCCTACGCGCTGACCGTCAGCGGCGGGGAGTTCACCACCGCCATCACCACGGTCGTCACCGGCGGCTGGGACACCGACTCCAACGGCGCGACCGTCGGCTCGGTCTGCGGCGCGCTGGCCGGGGCCGCGGCCCTGCCGACCCGCTGGATCGCGCCGCTGCGCAACCGGGTCGCCACCAGCCTGCCCGGCTTCGACGGCATCGGGCTGGACACCCTCGCCGAGCGCACGCTGGCGCTGGTCCCCGAGCAGGAGCCCGCCCGGTGA